The following is a genomic window from Dryobates pubescens isolate bDryPub1 chromosome 22, bDryPub1.pri, whole genome shotgun sequence.
cagtgatcttaaaggtcttttccagctgaaatcatTCCATGAAAGCATTTGAAATCCATGAAATTTTCTGCTGAAAAGCTGAACAATTCAGTTAaaaatggaagggaaaaggaagattgGAAAAGAACCCCATCAGGAGGCACCTAGAGGTAATGGACCTGTAAGCAAGAAGCAGAATATGCATACTTCAGAATGAAAATACTAACTTTAGCCCATTATATTTAAAAGCTTTGGGGGAAAGGGGAGTCTCTCATGTCAAGTTCAAATGATCTCACCCAACTTTAAGCATATACATAGGAATCCCTTTGCCACAGAGTTTCTTTGTCATGAGGTTCTTgaattgcacagaatcacagaatggtagaggctggaagggacctcgagagatcacccagtccaacccccctgccagagcaggatcacctataccagaccacacagcaatgcatccagacaggtcttgaacatctccagagagggagactccacaacccccctgggcagcctgttaaaggactctgtcaccctcacagggaaaacattcttcctcatgttcacatggaatttcctatgcctcaacttccacccactgccccttgtgctgtcattgggcatcaccaagcagagcctggctccatcctctcagcactcacccttcacCTGTTTATAAacgtgaatgaggtcacctctcagtctcctcttctcccagctaaagagccccaggtccctcagtctctcatAAGGGAGATATTCTACTCCTTTAATCATcttggtggctctgtgctggactctctttagtagctccctgtccctctcgaaCTGAGGGGGCCAGATATGGACACAATATTcgagatgaggtctcaccagggcagagtagagagggagggaaactTTCTTGACCTACTAATCACACCCTAATGAGGTAGTAATACCAGAACATTTCACATGGCTAACAGTAATAATGAAAACCAATTCAGCAACCCTCCTACATtattttagaatacatagaataaaccaggttggaagagaccttcaagatcattgtgtccaacccatcaaccaatctaacccatctaaacaactaaaccatggcaccaagcaccccatcaacaCAACTCATTTACCTTCAGAGCTGCAACTAGTCCTGTCCATTAAGAACCATGTTCTGTGTCCCAGGGGTTCTGCTGTCAGGAGTTTAAAATGTCAGAGAGACAGCAGCAGACTATTCCTCAGCCACCACAGGATACCCAGCACAATAAGGATTCTGGATATGTTTCCTAATGACCTATTTCAGTATCTACCCATCAGtgctgcaacaacaacaacaagcccTCCAAACCCCATGAACTGCACATACATAAACTATATGGGAAAAAGAAGCAGCTAGGAACTCCAAGAGGTTGTGACATGATGAGACCTCAAGTCACTTGGGCTCAAACTAACCTCAAGCTTGACTTAATTCTGTTAGAAGCttataaaacacacacaaatggCTCCATTGTCAACATTCCAGTAAGGAAAACCACCCTGCAGCATTGTTCCCCTGACACCTGAATGCTGCAACTGCATAGAGCAGGAACTGAACAGCTGAAAGACAAAGAAACCTGCTTTTAATCATAGAACTGTAATAATCTGCAATACCTTTTcatttggggttatttttcaaTGTTCTAAACTTTGTTAAGTAATTTCTGTCAGGTGGCCCTTGTCCTGAGGTGTTAAACAAGCACATGGCTTTTGCAATCCTGTTAGGTGCCACGAATGCCAGCGTGGAAGTGCCTTTGCCAGAGAGAAGTGGAAGAGAAGCTCGAGCAGATCAGGCTGAGCCTGATCTCCTGTTCATTGACAATTAAATGGTGTTCTCTTCAGATTAACTCTTTTGTCCTACTGAACTACTGCAGAAGTCAAATCCCACCCTGGTGAACTACTGTAGAAAGTCATATCTCAATCTCCTGACAGCCCAAAGGCCAGCCCTCTCTTGGCCTTCGTGCCAAGCAGTGCCAGTGTTTGACACCACTGAGCATTTCTTGGGTTTCCTCCGCCagtttcctcttccttcctgctcctgtgttCTGTGGTCCTTTCTCCAAATACCCATCCCACCAATCACACAAAAACCTTTCTCCTCCAGGATGACTCTGCCACCTTCTTTTCTAAACACCAtctgcctcctgttctccaaatACCACCCTCACTCCATTGCTCATTCCATGTTTCTCTGTTCAAGGGAGTCTCCCTTTTAAAGGCTGATCGCTTCCACACTAAAAACAAGCCACTTCCTTGGCCAAGAAAGCAAGCTCCTATTTCTGAGCTGCTTAGAAAGGAAACTAAGAAATACTTTCCACAGGAAAGGGCCTGGGATCCTGAACTATTACAGTTCATACAGCTCCTGGAGTCCTTACCACCCTCCAGTGCTTGCACTCACCACGGGCTCTTCTCACGCTGCCTTCTGCGGGTACTCCTTTGCTGGTGTTCTGTAGCGAGGgctccccactccccaccctGGATGCTGGAACCTCATCCTGCTGTCCTCCAGTGTGCAGTGGCTTGCAGCCACCTCACACAGGCTGAGCAGGtgaccctcctgcagccagaccccccagcctgggctgcttgcCTGTGTCAGTGACACATCACAGCTTCTGTGAAAGGAGACTTGGCCTTTATGCATCCCACCGCAGCCACACCTCAggtttctgctttcattttgcttttctctctcaggtcaagaaaagaaaatcactcACAGACTTTAAAGCAAGCATGTGTAGGGAGAATTTTCCTATCAGGGAGGAATTGAGCCTGTTTGTCACTGTTTTCATTACTTCTCTGGCACCTGTATTTTTAGCACACAAAATCCAGCTGGCTTTGTTAGAACAGTGTATGAAAAGATGCACCAATAAAATGGAGATTACTGCTGGCCTTCAAAGGGAGATCTCTTTGGAATAACACAAACAGCATCATGAGGGGGAAgcaatgggctgggctgggctgtgctcttACACTGATAAGCTCCAGCTGAAAGCAGTTTTCTCACCCATAGGACACTGCTTCCACGCAGCCTAAAGGTAGGTTGTGCAAAAAGCTTTCCCTGCTACCAGGAGTGGAAAGAATCTCAGCTCTAATAAAAATACCTTTCTGACACAAGCCTGTTACTAATAGAAACTCACCTTGTTAGGATGTCTCACAAAACAGCCATTTTTCCAGTTTACTCAAGTGGTGCCCCAGACCTCAGTGACCCCACCAACACTGATGGAATTTCATTGCTGCCCTACCTGTTCCTCACCCTAGGCAGGCAGAAATTACCAAAGCAGTTAAGTTCGTTCTGAGCTACATTTTTTGGTAGGAAATAATATCTGAGGTCACCCCCCCTCCAGCACGCCCTGCTCTTGGCAGCACCTTCCATTCCAGTATGGATGCTGCTTTAATTGCAATCAGCACATTCATCCCCTACTGGAACCCCAAAATCTAGCTGTTTGGAACTGGTTATGTCCCAGTGGTGCACTGGGACAACTGATCTACTTAGCAATGACCTGTTAATGAATGCACATCAAACTATACACTCATATGAGGGAAcaagaatagtatagaatagaatagtatagaatagaatagaatagtatagaatagaatagtatagtatAGAATAGTATAGCATAGAATAGTATAGCATAGAATAGTATAGCATaggagtaaaccaggttggaagagaccttcaagatcattgtgtccaacctatcatccaacaccacctaatcatctaaaccatgcaaccaagcaccctatcaagtctccccctaaacaccttcaaggatggtgactccaccacctccctgggcagcccattccaatgggcaatcactctctgtgtgtacaTTCTGCTTTGAAAATTCAAAGGTAAATTTCAACAGATGGAGCAATATTTATGTggttttctgcttctgctgccaaaTGGTGCTCAAACACAATCACCCAATGATTTGGGCCTACCAGTCAGTTGCTGATGAGATGCTGACACCCTGAGAGGGTGTAACCTCCTTGAATACTCTTCTGAGTCTGAGCATGCACCACAAACCCCAAAGTCATCTTTTACTGCAGTTATAAATACTAACACTAAGGTGGTTTAATTTGGGCTACTGGCAAAAAAAATGTGTCAGTCCAAACTGATCTGAGCTAAGCTGAGTTTCAAAGCATATCACTTTTCAAAGAATTTAATCTTTCAACCTTATTTATTAACgttctgtgtggaaaaaaaaaccccgaCTCTGACTATTCATTCCACTGTGACTCATTGTATGAGGTGATTCATTCCATGAGGCAACTCTCCAGATACTGCAAAGTGACTGAAAAATGTTCAAAATGTGGGTTTTACAATCTAAAATATGAGACTTGAGGGAGAAGTTGTGAGATGGTAAGCCCAGAGTAACCTTCTTGACGTTCGAGACCATTCTCAGATCAAACAGACTATTTGTtagtgctccagagctgcattCACCAGCATGGCTCAGAGGTGAAGAAATCCAGCTGCAACTGAAGGTTTCCTGAATCCCAAAGGATTATCCCAGTCCTGGTACAAACACCTCATTCCCACCAAACCCACGATGTGGAAGCAGTGCCACCTTCAAAGGACTAACAGTCAGAGCCATCACATCCTGTGTCACCAGTaagaggaagagctgctgcccaggtaaACAACTGAAGCTGTGGAATTCTGACCTACACTCAAGAGGGTGAGGCTCTGCTGAAGCCATCCTGAGTGTGTCCTCACCAGGAGGGATCCACACTTGCACCTCTCCCCAGGAAACACTGGGGCTTTATCATTTAACACTAAGTAAGGGAAATATTAAGCCCATCTTAAAGAAAATACTGGCTTAGCCAGCCCCCTGGGCCCTCCAAACTCATGACTGGGTACTGGTGTGCCTTCACTCCCAATGGCAACGACAGAcagagcctgggacagggctgagGGAAAGCCCATCTAGTTGAAGATCAggttttattttcatctttGTTGCCTGATTCTTCAGGATCTGGAAACTGCTCTAAatctggaggttaggaggaagccCAACAGCCCTTCAGCTCACACATCTTGTTCTTTGAGTATTTCACCTCCagggcactcaccagggagCTACTCAAGCAGACACAGCACACCTGATTCTCTCCTGCTTGGGTCCAACTATCAGGTGCCCACAGCCTTCTCACGAAGAAAGGGTCTGGAATGTATTTCAGGCAGCTTAATTTCTAACACCACAAAATGTTCTGGTGGCTACAATGCAAACTGTTAAGACAAAAAGCTATCCCATGGTTtcagagcagggaaaaaaaaagagtagtgagagaaaaaaaccaaacatatgCAAAGACAATACAAGTCCTTAGATGTTTCCAATGGGCTCCATCCTTCaggcctcttcctcctcttcatcatccACTTTAGGTCGGAAATTTTTCCTGTTCTTCTTCTTACTGCAATGGAATCCAACTGTTTCCACTGATGCTTCTTCATCTGTGCCACTGAGCCTTGCACTAAGCTTTTCTTCTGCACTCAGGTCCCCCATTGTTGTacattcctcctcctctcctgcttttcCACTTCCACTGTCTAAGTGCCCCAGCTCTACCTTATCTTCTTCCCTTGAGTCATCAGTCTTCTTCAAAGATTTTCCTTTCAGATCTGTTTTCAAGTGTTTCTTATCATCCTCTCCGGCTGCTGTTCTCTTTTCCAGTCCATCCACACCCCTTTTTGCTGGTTTGGTGAAAACAAtcctcccagctccacagctggaaGGGTCCTGGTTGAAGTAAGGGGTGTAGCTCTCTGGAGTAGCTgagctttttttctcccctcttttcttcAGACCCTCTAGAAATTCCATGGCCACTGCCCTGTTGGTCTTGTCACTAGACTCTGAAACTCCATCTAGGCTGTATTTGGTCCAGCGCTCTGGGTGTGCCACGTAGTCAGGCACTGCAGGAGAGGTCTTGGGAGCCTGCacagctttggtttgctttcccAGGctttctggcactgtggctCCTGACGCTGTGCTCGGAGGCAACGGACGCTTAAACCTCCCAT
Proteins encoded in this region:
- the TSSC4 gene encoding protein TSSC4, which codes for MGDQEAGEPFLGIVAGGATDYEGVLPSDTVSLSDSDSDDLGLADEAEVDTISPEETSVDDGDCRSGLGPASPDSRHKSPAQLFHLRGMSSTFSLRSQSIFDCLEEAAKAAVPSMPEDNVIDGRFKRPLPPSTASGATVPESLGKQTKAVQAPKTSPAVPDYVAHPERWTKYSLDGVSESSDKTNRAVAMEFLEGLKKRGEKKSSATPESYTPYFNQDPSSCGAGRIVFTKPAKRGVDGLEKRTAAGEDDKKHLKTDLKGKSLKKTDDSREEDKVELGHLDSGSGKAGEEEECTTMGDLSAEEKLSARLSGTDEEASVETVGFHCSKKKNRKNFRPKVDDEEEEEA